One region of Chlorobiota bacterium genomic DNA includes:
- a CDS encoding electron transfer flavoprotein subunit beta/FixA family protein, whose amino-acid sequence MNIVVCVSHTPDTATKIVVGADGKTIDPKGVKFIPNPYDEFAVEEGLRRRDGGTLTLLCVGGDSAKETLRWGLAVGADKAVLIKDEQRNDSFGVASSLAEAIKGINPDLVLVGRQSVDYDSAQIGPMLAELLDLPVVSFVTSFEVNGTTIRAERDVEGGKEVVETTLPCIITAQKGLNEPRYPKLPDIMKAKSKPIEERAAAGVADRTETIGMRLPEKKQGGKVLEFSPENVREIVRLLHEEAKVI is encoded by the coding sequence ATGAACATTGTTGTCTGCGTTAGCCACACGCCCGACACCGCAACCAAAATTGTTGTTGGGGCCGATGGCAAAACGATTGACCCAAAAGGGGTGAAGTTCATCCCCAATCCCTACGATGAATTTGCCGTGGAGGAGGGCCTGCGCCGCCGCGACGGTGGCACGCTAACGCTTCTGTGCGTTGGTGGCGATTCCGCCAAGGAGACCCTTCGCTGGGGGCTGGCCGTTGGTGCCGATAAGGCGGTGCTGATTAAGGATGAACAGCGGAACGATTCCTTCGGCGTTGCCAGCTCGCTTGCCGAAGCAATCAAAGGAATCAACCCCGATCTGGTTTTGGTTGGTCGCCAATCCGTTGATTACGATTCGGCCCAAATCGGCCCGATGCTTGCCGAATTGCTGGACCTTCCTGTGGTCAGCTTCGTCACCAGCTTTGAAGTCAACGGAACCACCATCCGTGCCGAGCGCGACGTGGAGGGGGGGAAGGAAGTGGTGGAAACAACGCTCCCCTGCATCATCACCGCGCAAAAGGGCTTGAACGAGCCACGCTACCCCAAACTTCCCGACATCATGAAGGCAAAATCAAAGCCGATTGAGGAACGCGCCGCCGCCGGCGTGGCGGACCGGACCGAGACGATCGGGATGCGCCTGCCAGAGAAGAAGCAGGGGGGGAAGGTCCTGGAGTTTTCGCCGGAGAACGTCCGCGAGATCGTTCGGCTGCTGCATGAGGAAGCGAAGGTTATCTAA
- a CDS encoding electron transfer flavoprotein subunit alpha/FixB family protein, with the protein MNILAYIEQRGGQLKKNAFETVTAARNLAAETGGKFSALIVGENVAPLASQLAAYGAADVITVEDARLAQFASGAVSRAIASVATAEGANVILMSNTSHGKDLAPRVAVKLGAGLVPDCVGLTASSGNVVATRPVFAGKARVDVSVTTPSKVFSLRPNVFTASAVDGVAATVRSAAVSFEEKDFATRVVETKLNTGKKDVAEADVIVSGGRGFKGPENFYLVENLADALGGAVGASRAVVDAGWRPHSEQVGQTGKTVSPSLYVACAISGAVQHLAGMSSSKYIVAINKDKDAPIFGAADYGIIGDVFEVLPVLTQEVNALHGK; encoded by the coding sequence ATGAACATTCTTGCATATATCGAACAACGCGGCGGGCAGCTGAAGAAAAACGCCTTCGAGACCGTCACCGCTGCGCGGAACCTTGCTGCCGAAACTGGCGGGAAATTTTCGGCACTGATCGTGGGGGAGAACGTTGCCCCACTGGCCAGCCAGCTTGCAGCCTACGGCGCGGCAGATGTTATCACCGTTGAGGATGCACGGCTTGCGCAGTTTGCATCGGGGGCGGTTAGCAGGGCAATCGCATCGGTGGCCACCGCCGAAGGTGCCAACGTGATCCTGATGAGCAACACCTCGCACGGGAAGGACCTTGCGCCACGGGTTGCCGTGAAACTTGGCGCGGGCCTTGTCCCCGATTGCGTGGGATTAACCGCCAGCAGTGGCAACGTGGTGGCCACCCGCCCAGTCTTCGCCGGAAAAGCTCGGGTTGACGTTTCCGTCACTACTCCAAGCAAAGTCTTTTCGCTGCGCCCAAACGTCTTCACCGCCAGCGCGGTTGATGGGGTGGCGGCAACGGTCCGTTCGGCAGCGGTCAGTTTTGAGGAGAAGGATTTCGCAACGCGGGTGGTGGAGACGAAGCTCAACACCGGAAAGAAAGACGTGGCCGAGGCCGACGTAATCGTCTCGGGCGGACGCGGCTTCAAGGGGCCGGAGAACTTCTACCTTGTTGAAAATCTTGCCGATGCGCTTGGCGGGGCCGTTGGGGCATCGCGCGCGGTGGTGGATGCTGGCTGGCGGCCACACTCGGAGCAAGTGGGCCAAACCGGGAAAACCGTTTCCCCATCGCTCTATGTGGCGTGCGCCATCAGCGGAGCGGTCCAGCATCTTGCAGGAATGTCAAGCTCGAAGTACATTGTTGCCATCAACAAGGACAAGGACGCACCAATCTTCGGCGCTGCTGATTATGGCATTATCGGCGATGTGTTCGAGGTGCTTCCGGTTCTTACCCAGGAAGTAAACGCGCTGCACGGCAAGTAA
- a CDS encoding bifunctional nuclease family protein codes for MDRVQMEIIGLTSSPQTSGSYALILQETGGMRRLSILIGGDLAQAIALELESLKPPRPITHDLMKTMIDALGTQLLDVCITELRESTFYAVLNIEGASEPIDARPSDAIALAIRCGASIYVAESVLAEAGVLPQDGDDFDDDDDDDEEESFEGEKEIEEAKPERPKTLREVLQGKLDVAVKQEDYERAAQIRDEIDRLDRNS; via the coding sequence ATGGATAGAGTTCAAATGGAGATTATCGGGCTGACCAGTAGCCCCCAAACAAGCGGCTCGTACGCGCTGATTTTGCAAGAAACCGGCGGGATGCGGCGGCTATCCATCCTGATTGGTGGGGACCTTGCCCAGGCCATCGCGCTGGAGCTGGAAAGCCTGAAGCCGCCGCGCCCAATCACGCACGATCTTATGAAAACGATGATTGATGCGTTGGGCACACAGCTGCTGGATGTCTGCATCACCGAGCTTCGCGAAAGCACCTTCTACGCTGTGCTGAATATCGAAGGAGCAAGCGAGCCGATTGACGCGCGCCCCTCCGATGCTATCGCCCTGGCGATCCGTTGCGGTGCCAGCATCTACGTTGCCGAATCGGTTCTTGCCGAAGCGGGAGTGCTGCCGCAAGATGGAGATGATTTTGACGACGATGATGATGACGACGAAGAGGAGAGTTTCGAAGGGGAGAAAGAAATTGAGGAAGCGAAGCCAGAACGCCCAAAAACCTTGCGCGAGGTCCTGCAAGGAAAACTGGACGTTGCCGTGAAGCAGGAGGACTACGAGCGGGCGGCCCAGATCCGCGATGAGATTGACCGCCTGGACCGGAACAGCTGA
- the ruvB gene encoding Holliday junction branch migration DNA helicase RuvB gives MGQPKGNRTSVSQQVQSTIESEIEAALRPSGFHEFTGQSKVVDNLMVFIKAAKMREEALDHVLFTGPPGLGKTTLSYIIANEMNAEIKTTSGPVLEKPGDLAGLLTGLNHGDILFIDEIHRLSPVVEEYLYSAMEDYRIDIMIDSGPNARSVQLTIPQFTLVGATTRQGLLTAPLRSRFGIINRLDYYSVEDLFRVINRSAAILTIPIEPEGAYELARRSRGTPRIANRLLRRTRDFADVKGNGIITKSIADYALAQLEVDEHGLDEMDKRILVAIMEKFNGGPVGLNTLAIAVGEEPGTIEEVYEPYLIQEGFMQRTPRGRETTPLAYRHFGIERKVGDQQGLNL, from the coding sequence ATGGGACAACCAAAAGGAAATCGCACATCGGTCAGCCAGCAGGTCCAAAGCACTATTGAGTCGGAGATTGAAGCCGCATTGCGGCCCAGTGGATTCCATGAATTCACCGGGCAAAGCAAAGTGGTTGATAACCTGATGGTGTTTATCAAAGCCGCCAAAATGCGGGAGGAGGCGTTGGATCACGTGTTGTTCACCGGCCCCCCGGGGCTGGGGAAAACAACGCTCAGCTACATCATCGCCAACGAGATGAATGCCGAGATAAAAACCACCAGCGGGCCGGTGCTGGAGAAACCTGGCGACCTTGCCGGATTGCTCACCGGGCTGAACCACGGCGACATCCTGTTCATTGATGAAATCCACCGGCTTAGCCCCGTGGTGGAGGAATATCTCTACTCGGCAATGGAGGATTACCGGATTGACATCATGATTGATTCCGGCCCCAACGCACGGTCGGTGCAGCTCACCATTCCGCAGTTCACGTTGGTGGGGGCAACCACGCGCCAGGGGCTGCTGACTGCCCCGCTTCGCAGCCGTTTTGGGATTATCAACCGGCTGGATTACTACTCGGTGGAGGACCTCTTCCGGGTTATCAACCGCTCGGCGGCCATCCTCACCATTCCGATTGAGCCGGAGGGGGCCTACGAGCTTGCGCGCCGCTCGCGCGGGACCCCGCGGATTGCCAACCGCTTGCTTCGCCGCACCCGCGACTTTGCCGATGTGAAAGGGAACGGCATCATCACCAAAAGCATTGCCGATTACGCCCTGGCCCAGCTTGAGGTGGATGAGCACGGGCTTGATGAAATGGATAAAAGAATTTTGGTGGCGATCATGGAGAAATTCAACGGCGGCCCGGTTGGATTGAACACTCTGGCGATTGCCGTGGGGGAAGAACCCGGGACGATTGAGGAGGTCTATGAACCATATCTGATCCAAGAAGGCTTCATGCAGCGCACCCCGCGTGGCCGCGAAACCACCCCCCTTGCCTACCGCCATTTCGGGATAGAACGGAAAGTGGGGGACCAGCAGGGATTGAATTTATAG
- the nadC gene encoding carboxylating nicotinate-nucleotide diphosphorylase codes for MPYPALLNDLSILRLVQIALNEDIGDGDVTSESLLPPETYGQAVMLAKAEGVVAGTAIADLAFREVDGDVTCDWMMEDGARVAPGSVIGHIRGPVRSIIIGERTALNFMQRMSGVATLTRRFVDAIAGTGATILDTRKTIPGWRLLDKYAVAAGGGKNHRMGLYDMVMIKDNHIEAYGSITGAVQAASAWLGERGLQERIPIEVETRNLDEVREALKLPAVARIMFDNFTLEMMRQGAALVDGAKETEASGDVTLENVRQVAETGVQFISSGALTHSAKALNISLEIMRQ; via the coding sequence ATGCCATACCCTGCGTTGTTGAATGATCTTTCCATCCTTCGGCTTGTTCAAATCGCTTTGAATGAAGATATCGGCGATGGCGACGTGACAAGCGAATCGCTGCTGCCGCCGGAAACCTACGGCCAAGCGGTGATGCTGGCAAAGGCCGAAGGGGTGGTGGCCGGGACCGCCATTGCCGATTTAGCCTTCCGCGAAGTTGACGGCGATGTCACCTGCGATTGGATGATGGAAGACGGGGCAAGGGTTGCGCCCGGCAGCGTTATCGGCCATATCAGGGGACCGGTGCGAAGCATCATCATCGGCGAGCGGACCGCGCTGAATTTTATGCAGCGGATGTCGGGCGTGGCCACCCTAACGCGCCGTTTTGTGGATGCCATTGCGGGAACCGGCGCCACGATTTTGGACACCCGCAAAACAATCCCCGGCTGGCGGCTGTTGGATAAATATGCCGTTGCCGCCGGCGGTGGCAAAAACCACCGAATGGGGCTGTACGACATGGTGATGATTAAAGACAACCACATCGAAGCCTACGGCTCGATTACCGGCGCGGTCCAGGCCGCTTCGGCATGGCTGGGGGAGCGGGGTCTTCAGGAGCGGATACCGATTGAGGTGGAGACGCGAAACCTTGATGAAGTCCGCGAGGCGTTGAAGCTCCCCGCCGTTGCCCGCATCATGTTCGACAATTTTACGCTGGAGATGATGCGCCAGGGGGCAGCGTTGGTGGATGGAGCAAAGGAGACCGAAGCGTCGGGGGATGTGACGTTGGAGAACGTCCGGCAGGTGGCCGAGACCGGAGTGCAGTTTATCAGTTCCGGTGCGCTAACCCACTCGGCAAAAGCCTTGAACATCTCGCTGGAAATTATGCGGCAGTGA
- a CDS encoding LysE family transporter: MAIPPGPISIAVIKQALDGHRSVGYQIGAGAALADVLFATLAAFASSAFVDSLLRSITSFGWLVVLVQLGCIVVLLVLARNYFKATSQKVVASATKEQKQEERAKLLGLRSPFALGALLGLMNLASPTFLPTLTLVIGALRTNTHLQGVVGATPTDNIILAVGFGGGVFLWFFALLQLLMKFRLRIPSNFIGRVYQFAGWAFVLFAIILAFKVATSTDWKNIW, encoded by the coding sequence TTGGCCATTCCGCCGGGGCCAATCTCTATCGCAGTTATCAAGCAAGCATTGGATGGGCACAGAAGCGTCGGCTACCAAATCGGTGCCGGCGCGGCACTTGCCGATGTCCTGTTCGCCACGCTGGCCGCCTTTGCGTCGTCGGCGTTTGTTGACTCGCTGCTGCGCTCCATTACTTCCTTTGGCTGGCTGGTGGTGTTGGTGCAGTTAGGATGCATTGTGGTGCTGCTGGTGCTTGCCCGGAATTACTTCAAAGCCACGTCCCAGAAAGTGGTGGCCTCGGCCACAAAGGAGCAGAAGCAGGAGGAGCGCGCCAAACTTCTTGGGCTGCGCTCCCCTTTTGCCTTGGGCGCGTTGCTTGGCTTGATGAACCTTGCTTCCCCCACCTTCCTTCCCACCTTGACGCTGGTGATTGGCGCGCTTCGGACCAACACCCACCTGCAAGGGGTTGTTGGCGCAACCCCCACCGACAACATCATCCTTGCTGTTGGGTTCGGCGGCGGGGTTTTCCTTTGGTTCTTTGCGCTCCTTCAATTGCTGATGAAATTCCGCTTGCGGATCCCCTCCAACTTTATCGGAAGGGTCTATCAGTTTGCTGGATGGGCGTTTGTTCTGTTCGCCATTATCCTTGCCTTCAAGGTCGCGACATCCACCGATTGGAAGAATATTTGGTGA
- a CDS encoding amidophosphoribosyltransferase: MELPQSSEAATQHQREIDKPLCNCGVVGIFNNPRASVMTYYALHALQHRGQEAAGIVASRPSQSRPGKRTFTIHKDHGLVLDVFNEDILVKDLRGDCSIGHNRYSTTGNNIKRANIQPFFVNYHHGNLALAHNGNLTNTLTLRRNLSNDGVLFQTTTDSEIMLHLIARSREDSTIGRIRDALRQVRGAYSVTILTDDALVAARDPHGFRPLCIGKLGDTYIVASETCALDILSAEYVRDVRPNEIVVIDAETVKTGHIHSYQIDDVTPRPAHCIFEYIYFSRPDSHIFGHSVDKVRRKLGKRLAEESGMISDRPGGKVVVINVPDSSNTATLGFRQVNEDLYDQDTRYEIGLIRNHYVGRTFIAPGQSNRELKVKMKFNVVRGVLEGQQVVVVDDSIVRGTTSKALVNLVKEAAPRSVHLRISSPPITHPCKYGMDFPSKEELIANNFNLNVSAIRDSLGVESLHYLSIEGLLDSVPHENGEGYCTACFTGNYPVEIDSEASKLALEEIG, encoded by the coding sequence ATGGAACTTCCACAATCCTCCGAAGCGGCAACGCAACACCAGCGCGAGATTGACAAACCCCTGTGCAACTGCGGTGTTGTTGGCATCTTCAACAACCCACGAGCTTCGGTAATGACCTACTACGCCCTTCATGCCCTTCAGCATCGCGGCCAGGAAGCTGCGGGAATTGTGGCTTCCAGACCAAGCCAGTCGCGCCCCGGGAAACGGACATTCACTATCCATAAGGACCACGGCCTTGTGTTGGATGTTTTCAACGAAGACATCTTGGTCAAGGACCTTCGCGGCGATTGCTCCATTGGCCACAACCGCTACTCCACCACCGGCAACAATATCAAACGGGCCAACATCCAACCCTTTTTCGTCAATTACCACCACGGGAACCTTGCGCTTGCCCATAATGGAAATTTGACCAATACCCTTACGCTTCGCCGGAACCTGAGCAACGATGGCGTGCTGTTCCAAACCACCACCGATTCGGAGATCATGCTCCATCTGATTGCGCGAAGCCGTGAAGATAGCACCATCGGCAGAATTCGGGATGCCTTGCGCCAGGTGCGCGGCGCGTACTCCGTCACCATCCTGACCGACGATGCCCTTGTGGCCGCCCGCGACCCCCACGGATTCCGCCCCCTTTGCATCGGGAAGTTGGGCGACACCTACATCGTCGCCAGCGAAACTTGCGCGCTGGATATCCTTTCGGCAGAGTATGTGCGCGATGTCCGCCCGAACGAGATTGTGGTGATTGATGCCGAAACCGTCAAAACCGGCCATATCCATTCCTACCAGATTGACGACGTTACCCCCCGCCCTGCCCACTGCATCTTCGAGTATATCTACTTCTCCCGCCCCGATAGCCACATCTTCGGCCACTCGGTGGATAAAGTCCGCCGCAAGCTGGGGAAACGGCTTGCCGAAGAATCCGGAATGATTAGCGACCGACCAGGAGGAAAAGTGGTTGTGATTAACGTCCCCGATTCCTCCAACACCGCAACGCTGGGATTCCGGCAGGTGAACGAAGACCTGTACGACCAGGATACCCGCTATGAAATTGGGCTGATCCGTAATCACTACGTTGGCCGGACGTTTATTGCCCCCGGGCAGTCCAACCGCGAGCTGAAAGTGAAGATGAAGTTCAACGTTGTTCGCGGGGTGTTGGAAGGCCAGCAAGTGGTTGTGGTGGATGACTCCATCGTCCGCGGAACCACCAGCAAAGCATTGGTCAACTTGGTGAAGGAAGCCGCCCCACGAAGCGTCCACCTTCGCATCAGCTCACCCCCGATTACCCACCCCTGCAAGTATGGCATGGACTTCCCCAGCAAGGAGGAACTGATCGCCAATAACTTCAACCTGAACGTCAGCGCCATTCGCGACTCGCTTGGGGTGGAGTCGCTCCACTACCTCTCGATTGAAGGCCTGCTCGATTCCGTCCCGCACGAAAACGGGGAAGGCTACTGCACCGCCTGCTTCACCGGAAACTACCCGGTGGAGATTGACTCCGAAGCCAGCAAACTTGCGCTCGAGGAGATCGGCTAA
- a CDS encoding glycosyltransferase family 4 protein, whose protein sequence is MKIALIGPAFPLRGGIAHHTNMLAIYLRKHGHAVDVITFRRQYPKILYPGRFQEEIGDGGGFAQQVQSERLIDSMSFGNWKKVGQMLHQRNYDLIAFKYWTPMLAPAFSQIAKWARHQGKKEVMVIVDNLFPHERRPIDRFLTDKFFRYCSLALTQSSTVYNQLAKAYPAIPQRLTPHPMYENFGAKINAAEARQRLGITAQKVLLFFGFVRQYKGLDRLLSAMPEIARRHPDAQLYVVGEFFGGEKKKQPYLQQIEQGGVKEQITIVDRYVPNDEVALWFSAADLLVQPYHSATNSGIVQIAYNFATPLIVTNVGSLGEVVVDGTTGLVIDDPSPSGIANAVDKMYHGQTIQQFSQNILQERKKYSWDAFVEGMVEHTVSVQQR, encoded by the coding sequence ATGAAGATCGCGTTGATCGGCCCCGCGTTTCCGCTTCGTGGCGGAATTGCCCACCACACGAATATGCTTGCCATCTATCTGCGGAAGCATGGCCATGCGGTTGATGTTATCACCTTCCGCCGGCAATATCCCAAAATCCTGTATCCTGGAAGGTTTCAGGAAGAAATAGGGGATGGAGGAGGGTTTGCCCAGCAGGTGCAATCGGAGCGATTGATTGACAGCATGAGCTTCGGCAACTGGAAGAAGGTTGGGCAGATGCTTCACCAGCGGAACTACGACTTGATTGCTTTCAAGTACTGGACGCCGATGCTGGCTCCGGCATTTTCCCAAATAGCCAAGTGGGCGCGGCATCAGGGGAAGAAGGAGGTGATGGTGATTGTGGACAACCTGTTCCCGCATGAACGGCGGCCAATAGACCGGTTCCTCACCGATAAATTTTTCCGTTATTGCAGTTTGGCGTTGACGCAATCAAGCACGGTGTACAACCAGCTGGCGAAAGCCTATCCCGCAATCCCGCAACGGCTAACGCCCCACCCGATGTATGAGAATTTTGGGGCGAAAATCAACGCTGCCGAGGCACGCCAGCGGCTGGGAATCACCGCGCAAAAAGTGCTGCTGTTCTTTGGATTCGTGCGGCAGTACAAAGGGCTGGATCGGCTGCTATCGGCCATGCCCGAAATTGCCCGCCGCCACCCCGATGCCCAGTTGTACGTGGTTGGTGAGTTTTTTGGCGGCGAAAAGAAAAAGCAACCGTACCTGCAACAGATTGAGCAGGGTGGGGTGAAGGAGCAGATCACGATTGTGGATCGGTATGTTCCCAACGATGAAGTCGCGCTCTGGTTTTCGGCAGCCGATCTGCTTGTTCAGCCTTATCATTCGGCAACCAACAGCGGCATTGTCCAGATTGCCTACAACTTTGCCACCCCGCTGATTGTGACGAACGTTGGCAGCTTGGGCGAGGTTGTGGTGGACGGCACAACAGGGCTGGTGATTGATGACCCTTCCCCCAGCGGCATTGCCAACGCTGTGGATAAGATGTACCACGGCCAGACCATCCAACAGTTCTCCCAAAACATCCTTCAAGAGCGGAAAAAATATAGCTGGGATGCTTTTGTGGAGGGGATGGTCGAGCATACTGTATCGGTGCAACAACGGTGA
- a CDS encoding T9SS type A sorting domain-containing protein — protein sequence MIKALRYYLAAALLVVAGVLVAINTKSSPKPAARTYTGAQSCLTSNCHAGQYGDGESYKGAAAFRETMHTKIHLRPNPETVIIDRWFREKRVLKIQDKQIPTPGQDTLLIELSKGDREDEYYIQLRFSGGGDSLPKMKVAYTYGGEGWLQRFLVEINGSYYVPPFQYVLPEYRNQSDTGYWVGLDMQKWYVSSDPSTGKARFLRWEKNEFLKLSWDHECAACHVNGFGLTVDAKPGTTDTANYASWVGIAEGDSALIDQNVVVGCESCHGPGSEHVASPSKNNIFTFSVLPKTKEGTDRKLDLCNYCHTRGPSKPGRVHRYPFDEANNEPFVPGGDRPLSDFLFPRPTVWDDGKTSYAHHQHGDDYSHSKQYASHLFVDGCSDCHLSHYNKPGLPFQLKEDYYSLEDGVGCMKCHGIPKAQGGKSEFPADNLGRDTVLEGKTVNAHTFHSQGVSQCVNCHFTATATISFDGKYNFTDHSFRVLSPEQTIWYYRRGATIGQINSCAASCHRNGRGERNRKPGDPLAPDFGIVDLNPVFYKEKSDSLLADTLFKRWKQWGWSVQHPGSGVEGTNIAVTGVSPNPMASGSTLSIQYNVQSRSSVRVQILDMLGRNIRYVSNGMAEPGNYTAVWDANDNYGKRVSSGAYMVRITTPAGTISEKVIVLP from the coding sequence ATGATCAAAGCCCTACGCTACTACCTTGCCGCAGCCCTGCTTGTTGTTGCGGGTGTCTTGGTGGCAATCAACACCAAATCCTCTCCGAAACCTGCTGCCCGCACCTACACTGGTGCCCAATCCTGCTTAACCTCCAATTGCCATGCTGGCCAGTATGGCGATGGAGAAAGCTACAAGGGCGCGGCGGCGTTCAGGGAGACGATGCACACAAAAATCCACCTTCGGCCCAATCCCGAAACGGTGATTATTGACCGCTGGTTCCGCGAAAAACGGGTGCTGAAAATCCAAGACAAGCAAATCCCAACTCCTGGGCAGGATACGTTGCTTATTGAGCTAAGCAAGGGGGACCGCGAGGATGAGTACTACATCCAACTCCGCTTTTCTGGTGGTGGCGATTCTTTGCCAAAGATGAAAGTTGCCTACACCTATGGCGGCGAAGGGTGGCTGCAACGGTTCTTGGTTGAGATCAACGGCTCCTACTATGTGCCTCCATTCCAATATGTGCTTCCGGAATACCGCAACCAGTCCGATACTGGCTACTGGGTTGGGTTGGATATGCAGAAATGGTACGTCTCAAGCGATCCCAGCACTGGCAAAGCACGATTCCTTCGTTGGGAAAAGAATGAGTTCTTGAAGCTTTCGTGGGATCATGAGTGCGCTGCCTGCCACGTGAACGGATTCGGCCTAACGGTTGATGCCAAACCAGGAACAACCGATACCGCAAACTATGCCTCGTGGGTAGGCATTGCCGAAGGTGACTCCGCTTTGATTGATCAAAACGTTGTTGTTGGTTGCGAAAGCTGCCACGGCCCGGGGTCGGAGCACGTCGCAAGCCCAAGCAAGAACAACATCTTCACCTTCTCGGTGCTGCCAAAAACAAAGGAAGGAACCGATCGCAAATTGGACCTCTGCAACTACTGCCACACCCGTGGTCCCAGCAAGCCGGGGCGCGTCCACCGCTATCCGTTCGATGAAGCCAATAATGAGCCGTTTGTCCCCGGCGGCGATCGCCCGCTCAGTGATTTCTTGTTCCCACGTCCCACCGTTTGGGACGACGGCAAAACCTCCTACGCCCACCATCAGCATGGCGACGATTATTCGCATTCAAAACAGTACGCAAGCCACTTGTTTGTTGATGGCTGCTCCGATTGCCATTTGTCCCATTACAACAAGCCTGGGCTTCCGTTCCAGTTGAAGGAGGATTACTACTCCTTGGAGGATGGTGTTGGCTGCATGAAGTGCCACGGCATTCCAAAAGCACAAGGTGGGAAGAGTGAGTTCCCAGCCGATAACCTGGGGCGTGATACGGTATTGGAAGGGAAGACGGTGAACGCACATACCTTCCACTCGCAAGGGGTAAGCCAGTGTGTGAACTGCCACTTTACGGCCACGGCAACCATCTCCTTCGATGGCAAATACAACTTCACCGATCATAGCTTCAGGGTGCTTTCACCGGAGCAGACAATCTGGTATTACCGCCGCGGAGCCACGATCGGCCAGATCAATTCCTGCGCAGCTAGCTGCCACCGCAACGGGCGTGGCGAACGGAACCGCAAGCCAGGCGATCCGCTGGCGCCAGATTTCGGCATCGTTGACCTGAACCCGGTCTTCTATAAAGAAAAATCGGACAGCCTGTTGGCCGATACCTTGTTTAAGCGTTGGAAGCAGTGGGGATGGTCGGTGCAACATCCTGGCTCGGGTGTTGAAGGCACAAACATTGCTGTTACCGGTGTGTCGCCAAATCCAATGGCTTCCGGCAGCACGCTGAGCATCCAGTACAACGTGCAATCCCGCTCAAGCGTGCGTGTGCAGATTCTGGATATGCTGGGCAGAAACATTCGCTACGTTTCCAACGGCATGGCCGAACCCGGAAACTACACGGCAGTGTGGGATGCCAACGATAACTACGGCAAACGCGTTTCCAGCGGAGCCTACATGGTTCGGATCACAACGCCTGCGGGAACCATTAGCGAAAAAGTCATTGTGCTGCCGTAA
- a CDS encoding heme exporter protein CcmB produces MPLTLPKAFQQMAAVAAKDLRSELRTRFALNSLAMVVVVTVGVLVYAVREEVRVPVGVASGMLWVSMFFTSVTGLGRTFVSEEERGTVLLLRLTTSAIPVYFGKLLVNLLLAIGTNLMVGLLYLFLSTNVSLGSPFALLVVLLLCSIGFAASLTIVSAIIARSSSKSALFPVLCFPILLPLMVLGIDLLGRAFAGAALGVMAAPLLLLFLYAVLVVVASYILFDFLWKE; encoded by the coding sequence GTGCCATTAACGCTCCCCAAAGCATTCCAACAAATGGCTGCTGTTGCGGCAAAGGACCTCCGGAGCGAGCTTCGCACCCGCTTCGCCTTGAACTCGTTGGCAATGGTGGTGGTGGTGACGGTTGGGGTTCTGGTCTATGCCGTGCGCGAGGAGGTTCGCGTCCCCGTTGGAGTTGCTTCCGGGATGCTCTGGGTCAGCATGTTTTTCACCTCCGTGACCGGGCTTGGCCGCACGTTTGTTAGCGAGGAAGAACGGGGCACCGTGCTTCTTCTGCGGCTTACAACGTCGGCAATTCCGGTCTATTTCGGGAAGCTGCTGGTGAATCTGCTGCTGGCAATCGGTACCAATCTGATGGTAGGCCTTCTCTACCTGTTCCTTTCAACAAATGTGAGCTTGGGGTCGCCGTTTGCGCTGTTGGTGGTGCTGCTTCTGTGCAGCATTGGGTTTGCCGCTTCGCTGACGATCGTTTCGGCAATCATTGCACGCTCTTCCTCCAAAAGCGCGCTTTTCCCGGTGCTCTGCTTCCCAATCCTTCTGCCGTTGATGGTGCTGGGGATTGACCTTCTTGGCCGCGCGTTCGCCGGCGCAGCGTTGGGGGTGATGGCTGCGCCGTTGTTGCTGCTGTTCCTGTACGCGGTGCTGGTGGTCGTCGCCAGCTACATCCTGTTCGACTTCCTCTGGAAAGAATAA